A DNA window from Rhipicephalus sanguineus isolate Rsan-2018 chromosome 8, BIME_Rsan_1.4, whole genome shotgun sequence contains the following coding sequences:
- the LOC119401781 gene encoding uncharacterized protein LOC119401781, with translation MFFYLQVQTLDQWTQWEATPYDDHTYVRYLPIGFKGKSFAESVTGDDILFYTGVSQIVFERLVKAVSALAKKPSTLTRADQLLMCLMRLRLGLLHGHLARIFKVSVSSVSNNVAYMLSLLSKIMKNVVIWLPKSCIQNSMPQSFVENKHDDTTCILDCTEVFLQRPKKLMARAQTYSSYKAHNTVKFLVAIAPNGFIMFVSKAYGGRASDKFITNDSGINDYLGHGDVVMADRGFALTDEMQIQGVRLNTPAFTKGKTQLTNKEVTSTRRIASVRIHVERAINRLKTYRIFKQSLPIRSKKTISTMVFVCAGLCNFKSDLIKKPSV, from the exons ATGTTCTTTTACCTGCAGGTGCAAACACTTGACCAGTGGACACAGTGGGAGGCCACTCCCTATGATGACCACACATATGTCCGGTATCTGCCCATTGGATTCAAGGGAAAATCATTTGCTGAGTCTGTAACTGGAGACGACATTTTATTTTATACTGGTGTATCCCAGATAGTGTTTGAGAGGCTTGTGAAAGCTGTGTCTGCTCTGGCAAAGAAGCCAAGCACCCTAACGCGTGCTGACCAGTTGCTAATGTGTCTAATGAGGCTTCGCCTTGGGCTGCTGCATGGACACCTTGCACGAATTTTTAAGGTATCCGTGTCGAGTGTCAGCAACAACGTTGCATACATGCTGAGTTTGCTCAGCAAAATCATGAAGAATGTTGTTATATGGCTGCCCAAATCGTGCATACAGAACAGCATGCCGCAGTCATTCGTGGAAAACAAGCATGATGACACAACATGCATCCTTGATTGTACAGAAGTGTTTCTGCAGCGTCCAAAAAAGCTGATGGCAAGAGCACAAACGTACAGCAGCTACAAAGCCCATAACACCGTAAAATTTCTTGTCGCAATTGCCCCGAATGGGTTCATCATGTTCGTGTCCAAAGCTTATGGAGGGCGTGCCTCAGACAAATTTATCACAAATGATAGCGGCATCAATGACTACCTCGGACATGGTGATGTTGTGATGGCGGACCGAGGCTTCGCACTCACAGATGAAATGCAAATTCAAGGTGTACGATTGAACACACCAGCATTCACTAAAG GAAAAACGCAGCTAACCAACAAGGAAGTAACAAGTACAAGACGGATTGCATCTGTACGCATACATGTTGAGCGCGCAATTAACCGCTTAAAGACATATAGAATATTCAAGCAATCGCTGCCCATACGATCGAAGAAAACCATCAGTACGATGGTATTCGTATGTGCAGGACTTTGCAACTTTAAGTCGGACCTCATCAAAAAGCCAAGCGTCTAA
- the LOC119403167 gene encoding uncharacterized protein LOC119403167, which yields MAGGASKELVDLGDGRSHEHPNMVNEWLDDMREWPAVRAPDIIFYLLNSKACDLQAVKNYRSLESYNYLQSGWVGKLLVHRIDQELSYVKGEVSPSQALSGIPRAAWICAKMNGEVITAGCTCMAGEGKVCSHVGAILWKIDMAVCQGLTTKTCTDQTAAWNAGTKRNVQPSALEDIDFHMQRGAVDTQATRHPRPMFVPQTKVEIQKLHEESPYPDLFTIPGTLLYETLNAAPRPHRPAADDVVNRTHGDHSLDNSPNGCVLCSEFYSKYVALSAAAAASLSSQTSDQCSQLWLFARRVRLSASNVAKVPKRESTAGEKAATRMLNPVFSGNAATKHGKRMEAVARVQFSKKTGFSVAKVGSFVCEDTPWLSASPDGMIDSENAILEIKCPFVSDITELIEHGKYDVRKRQDGTLVLVENGPNGYYSQVQVQLLCTKKAICFFYVWSAEKDVLI from the exons ATGGCCGGTGGTGCGTCTAAGGAGCTTGTCGACTTAGGAG ATGGCAGGAGCCATGAGCACCCTAACATGGTGAACGAATGGCTGGACGACATGCGGGAGTGGCCTGCTGTGAGAGCCCCTGACATAATATTTTACCTGTTGAATTCCAAAGCATGCGACCTGCAGGCCGTGAAAAATTACAGGTCGCTGGAATCCTACAATTATCTACAGAGCGGTTGGGTCGGCAAGCTGTTGGTCCACCGTATAGACCAAGAGCTTAGCTACGTCAAAGGAGAAGTTTCTCCATCACAAGCTCTCAGTGGCATACCCCGTGCTGCGTGGATTTGTGCGAAAATGAATGGGGAGGTCATCACGGCTGGCTGCACCTGTATGGCTGGAGAAGGTAAAGTTTGTAGCCATGTGGGAGCCATATTATGGAAAATTGACATGGCGGTTTGTCAAGGGTTGACAACAAAGACATGCACTGACCAAACGGCAGCCTGGAACGCAGGCACGAAGCGAAATGTTCAACCCTCAGCTCTAGAAGACATAGACTTTCATATGCAACGAGGAGCTGTGGACACCCAGGCTACGAGGCACCCAAGGCCAATGTTTGTGCCACAGACAAAAGTGGAAATACAGAAGCTGCATGAGGAATCACCATATCCTGACCTTTTCACTATACCTG GCACACTCCTATACGAGACGCTAAATGCCGCTCCACGACCACACCGCCCTGCAGCAGATGACGTGGTGAACAGAACGCATGGCGACCACTCATTGGACAATTCTCCTAATGGTTGTGTCTTGTGCAGTGAGTTCTACAGCAAATATGTTGCTTtgtctgctgcagctgctgcttcCCTCAGCTCACAAACTTCTGACCAGTGTTCACAGCTGTGGCTGTTTGCACGTAGAGTGCGACTAAGTGCATCCAATGTGGCCAAAGTGCCGAAAAGAGAAAGTACTGCAGGCGAAAAAGCTGCAACAAGAATGCTGAACCCAGTGTTCTCGGGAAATGCAGCTACGAAACATGGGAAGCGAATGGAGGCTGTGGCTCGTGTGCAATTTTCCAAGAAAACTGGTTTCTCAGTCGCAAAAGTGGGTAGTTTTGTCTGCGAAGACACGCCATGGCTTTCGGCTAGTCCAGACGGCATGATCGACAGCGAGAACGCCATATTAGAGATTAAATGCCCATTTGTGAGCGATATCACAGAGCTAATTGAACATGGCAAGTACGATGTCAGGAAGAGGCAGGATGGGACATTGGTCCTTGTAGAAAATGGGCCAAATGGCTATTATAGTCAGGTGCAAGTTCAGCTGCTTTGCACCAAAAAGGCAATTTGCTTTTTTTACGTATGGAGTGCCGAGAAAGACGTTCTCATTTAG